The genomic window ttttaattaatacgccAAAAGGCAAACCTCATTTTACTTCTATTAACGTGTACCCGATCCTCCGAGCATATTCctcgttatatattttttgcagAGTATCCTATTAATAAAGTTGTCGTATCCATTTTCTGTAACATTTCGATTGGAAAGGAACCTTTACATATTATACGTCTAAAGATCACACGCGAAAGACACGATAAGTCTgtcgattttctaatttttatgtcACTTGGCAAGACTactatcgataattttaatatgctCAAGAATAGACGGATAACAAAAGCAGATATTTAATCCTaggataaatgaaaatatagttTGGATAATGTGAAACTCATTGAGatagatatacatacacatagtgtattgaattttaaaattatgtacattaAAAGATGAAGGTGTATGACCTATCATCGTCCTCCCCTATAGCCTTCgcatcttcttttttttctcttttcgttttctgtgatacatatgtatagaaaagataaaaaggagAAGGGGAAATGGAGctataatagaaaattgcaatattaGTTCGCATTGCGTGCACTTGTAGCTGTAAGAGTTACCTAGATGACTTTCTGCACGCCACTGAATCATCAACGCAAAGGGCCATGATAACGAGATAACGTGTTACGAAATAGAGTCAATTAAGTAATCCGAGTTACACGCATTTGCCACGCAATATTGGGTTTTCAACATGATTCTTGTTTGGAAAAATAACACTGGGTTAGTTATCACTAAGGGAAGTCATACATTTATTCATGATCGTTAAATCTTGTCATTTGACCCATTAACCGTCTACATTGCGCTAGCGCAATATATCACATTTGTAATCTTTTCTCAGGCAATCTACATTATTGAATTCTGTTTCTCAATATCGAGCATTTGCTTAAATATCTTTTCCGTCACATCCTGTACCTTACGATTTTCTAAAGTTCGAAAATATTGACGTGtttatagcattatgataaaCTTCATTCATCATGATAAACTTCatcatttaattcttaattcttttCTCAATCGCAGGAATTCCTTTTGtgtttctgaaatatttattactcttAAAAGATTTCTCTATTGTGACAGGACAATAAATAAGCTgctttatctatattttttgataatgtTGTGTTTACAGaatttgtatgtatttattaaaaaatattaaagaatcatttaaaatttcagatattatatatatataaccatTGAATACATAAGGAATATTTAGTTAACATTTAAggtttttcattaaaatcattttatcataaaataaattctccaTGTGAtatgtttgaaagaaaagttatacaagataaaattaagattaaCGTAACAAAAAACGGTATAATCTCGAGTAAAGTtcgttttcgatatttcagcTCCCTCTTCCAGTCTTCGATAATGACGCATTGTGGTACTAGCCTATTTCCTGAACATCAGTATCGGTAACGTGATCGCGAAGTGgtaagataaaaattgaattgtgTACTGAAAAGAAAACCGCAATCAATCTATTCACAATAGACACACAATCGTAtcatgattttaaataaacctATCACTTAACTCGATtgataaacagaaatatatgtatcttcTATGATAACGACAACCTATtcattatcaaataaaattttttagaaagaacatgaaattttgtattttgaaaGACTCGAAGATAAtgagcgaaataaaataaatcattttgatcaaatctattatttaaatgaattgaTAAACACAAATAAATCCTTCGTTATAATCTATCCATTACAaactaaaatagaaaagaacgtgaaaaattttattttaacgaaacttaAATACATtgatacaaagaaaataaatatttttaattagaatacgaactatatatatatattataatacataaggAACTGgagaatatttctaaaaaattggGATGAACGTATTTTATATCGGGGATCTTTGTTGAGATCTGTATGAGCAGCGGATGATATAGTAGGCTTCTGTAGTgcaacaaatgaaattttaacatttctgcGAACGGAATTCAAGAGAATAATCGATTCCAACTGCGTTGCCGAGCACGCAAACTGAATAAAATGCATGTAATTTTAAGCAAAACGCATTCCACGTAGACAGGAACGAGGAACGAGAAAACATTAACCACGCGCACAGCGTGGAATTCCTTTCGTAAATAACagatgaatttaataataacttgttacaattcgagaaattaatcggatattatagaatttttaagcAGCCCTCACGAAAATAACAATGTTCGTgttaatatgttttaataatttattcaacgtTCATTACATTTCGTAACTTTGAGTTGCTTCGCGTacaaatatagataatatttaaaacaatagtATTATGATTACTCTTTGTCTATTCcgcgaataaaataacttCCTGAACtaataacataattaatttcccCCAATTTGAATAacgcataataaaaaatgttgaaaaagtttcattttatataatattttgtaaacttCGTGATATTCTGCGGAATATCATGAAGCATAGTTTGATAAACAAAGAGTACTCAGAATCTCTCGATAACAAATTTCTCGACCGCGATTTCCTTCTGAATTAATCGATTCGACAAAGATAATAATACTAGATAAAACATATACTTTCGTTATACATACATCGTAAACAACATCGTATAAAACATACTATATGCGTTCGATTCATAGTAGCAATTCTATCTACACGTATGTTACAAACatcattttgattttttcttattcgatAGTTTTCTTGCCAGAAACTTTTTTGATTCGTATTTATTGCAATTACGTGTATTTTGGACTTAATGGTAAATAGCAATATTGCTCGTAAGTAGTACTTACTCAGCCTTACAGTTTTCCTAATCTTGAAATGCGACGTTTCGTGTCTCGCGAAGGAAAATACATTTGACGTTTGATATTCGAAGCGATACACAGCCTAGAAATGGGTATTAGCTGTTAAAAACAGCGTACCTATACTTATgaaaactttataaaaatagttcaTTATTTCTTTGCATTCTGTTCCTCATGGACTagctaatttatttaattttatatgataaaatgatCAACGCATCGGCTCATGAACAAttagaaatattgattttagtaaattacaaaatttgtagctgttaacgtaatatttaaaataacaaaaatccTTTAAGTAACTTTATATGTCTGATGTTGAAGATTTTTAGAAATGCTTGTTACGTATCGAGTTTTCTTGTGAAATGGCTtgagataaattaattacaaaaatagtgACGATGTAAAATTGTCTTAAACTTtagtaataaaacaatttaacgATTCACGTATTAAGTTAGATTACGTATCTcgtaaaattaacaattccttcatttttattcatttagtAGCATCAGTTCGATATTCGGAACGTTGCTTCGTTGTCGTATgacatagaaaataatttcaatcgcTTTTCCTACGAGTGATAACGATTATTTTCGTTCAGCCTTAGAACTGAGCTTCGATAAGAACTCTGTCGCCTGATTGTCTCCCTTTCTGTGTTCTAACGCTTGAATTACGTCCGTACCTGAACATAGAACAACAATCAAAATGTAAGAGATAAAAGTAGATTAGATAAAGGCAATTAGTTAGTTATGATTAGaggaaaagcaaagaaaacCTACTTTTCCTTGTAGGACGTGAAAGATTCAAGTGAATTTGGTCGAGAGACTCAATTCCTCGATCTGGTCCCGTTTCAGGAATTTCGCTGAATGGTAGGAAAGCCTCTGCCATGAATCTCGATCGAAGAAAATCTTTGTCCTTTAGTTCGAAAACTACGATTGCGTTTTCTGTGGCTCTTTGTTCGCTTGTTAGAGGTCTGAAAGTATTTATATTGGTTAAATCggaaattttggaaatgaataacattttggagaataataatatggtgtttttgaaatgttataaaattaggCGAAAGGTGGTCTGTTATGGAAAaggaagtaaaatatataaaaattaaaatttctctatCCAAAGTTTACTTTTCATTTACAAACGTACTTACATATTGTATTACCAAAATGTCAGATTGATATTAGAACGTTTGATCTTTTTCCTGTCTTTCGACAAACTGTATATCATCTATGTAAGTAAGATTCTCAAAATCgatattcttgaaaaataagcTACGGATGAAGAAATTTAACTTTATagttttgatttatttttgcatagaGAATCAATTCTTCtctgtttatataatattttcatccaCAATCTATATCTTGTTTGTGTATTCAATTCTCTTAATATTTCTacgtattatacatacatctattatgaatagatataatataatatttacatataatatttgtaacgtTTCCAATGATCTATTCTCTATCGAAAAAGAAAGGTTGACTATTACTCAcatgttgaaaatttcgtcgTACAGCGGATAGAGGTTTTCCTTTTGCACATGCGTTTTAGGCAATTTTACGTCGGCGAACTTTTCCTCCGGAAGTAGCTTCACCTTCACATATGAATCGCAACTACCTGGAAGATAGACAGAACAGTATTTTCAAGCTGTTCTTTCGAAACACCAGAAAGACCCCGATATAGGCTCATGCACGATGAAAGGTGACTGTCTGTATTCTTGATAGGTCGTTTGTCTATGAGGTTCCACAATGTCAacaacatttaatatattaagtCGCTGCATAAATTTTCTCCGTCGTTTCGTTCATATAAACACGCTATCAAtgtcataataaatataatgtcgCTATGTAAATCGACATAAACTATTCTCACTAGTCCATTCAAATCCGTCAATAATCATCTACTCAGAAGGATTTTTATTAGGTTGATGACAAAGTAATATCGGTTTCTGAAGATAAGAAGACAAGTTGACAAGAAAAACAGTTTCAAATAgacaatttacgataaaatcattttatgaGAATGGTGTTTCGTATTTATAAGAtagtatttatgaaataaagatataaggTAACATTTACGCGGATAATTGTCGTAAATGGAATTTGTAAATCTACTCTGATGAACATACACAGAATTTATGCAGCAATTTAATATGACATAACAAACGAAAGAACACACATTTTACAACGGTTAAGCATTcattaaataacttttatattatttgttatgttTGGAACCTTATAGAAGTTTGCATCACTCGTGATCAATTCCATGTTTCTAACATAgggaaattattcgatatgCTAAAATACTCGTACATTCTCTAGCTACAAATACATAGTAacagaaaatgtaatataacagTTTGGTCAGCCGTGTTCATGCAAATCTGGAAGTCTAATTGTCGCGAGGGCAGGCATGAGAGATTCTAATTTTAACAGTGATGAGGAAGAgcgtgtctttttttttatttctttatctgaCATCCACGATTTACATACTTGTCTTCCCTTCTTTCAGTCTTTGTTTAGATTTTGTATGAAGCTTGTGCTTGAGAGTAGACACCTTGCCTACCAAATCGCCTacaaaatcgaaagaaaagatcATTCTCTTTGTCGCGAACCACCCGCTCATTCCCGTAACCGATTTACAGTGAAACAAGCAAACGTTAACGAGctacaaaatgaaaatctaaGTTCAATTTACGTTGATGATGGAGCTTTGCGTTTTGTATATCGACGTGTGCAATTCTGCTTCTCTTTGATGGTTCAGTATAACGTATTGAGTGAGGCTCATAAAAAAACTGATgcgattatcattttttaattaaacggttttgtcaaatttctgaaagaaattctcttaataaatttctttttctaactaaataaagaaataaaaggtaCTTGACCTATGTACAGTTAATTTTGTAGATaacaagttataaatattacagtaaagaatttttcatgaattaattacgtttgctttgtaatttttaaatgcacATTATAGTTTTCTATGTATTCCGTCTATAGATAATGAATATATCATCGGTAACAATTATCTATAGCATTAACTTTTCTACGAATAaatcattcaatatttttatacattctatATGATACATATGCGACAATTGATTTGCTAAAATATTTGGTTATCAAAAAGACGTCGTCCAgtagaaacaatatttaagTTTCAAATCAAACTCTTTCGTATTCTATGAATTCCAAAGATAATCGCACTTTTCGTTTCATCAGAACCACACGTAGAAATTAAAAGGTGTATAATAAACTATGTCTAGCCTAAGATCTTATTTTTAGCATTCATGccttaaattgtaatttcgaaTTCAAATGttctttagaaaataatgtcaatttttcttctcttaccGTTACTGTCGACCGGTCGTAATTTCCTCGCGTTCAATATCTGAATGTTTAACGAATTATCCACGAACTGCGCCTTCACGGTGATCTGTCCGTACTCGGATTCTTCCAACTCGTTCTGTTCCTTTATTCGTTCCTGATGGTAACGATGTATCAGCTCAGCTGTCTCCAGGCCGTGGAGCTCCAGAAGGTGTTCGATCTTTTCCAGAACTTTCACGTTCGCTGTCTCGTCAGCTCCGacgttaaaatatcgaatgagAGTATGCAGAGTGCGATGGAGGTTCGAATAAAACGATGGTGGCCTTCTTCTCTGTAATGCAAAGATTTTCAGCTTTCATACTTTTTCGATACGCAAATTACTAAAACGCATTTTCTTGCCATTTATATAAGAGTAAGATTGTTTAAAGAGGGAAAAATAAttggagaaaataataaaagaatgacGAAGAATAGTTTCTAGTACCTCTAGGTTATTATGTACTAATTGATATAAGCTTTCCGATAACGTGTCCCAAATAACATGCAAGATCCTCTCAAAATTGTCTTCATTAAGATGATCGTGCAACGTCGATAAGTTACTATCAAGATATTGTAGAAGTCGATCCATGGTATTGCTGGTCGTGTCTATCAACTCTGCCCCCTCCATTAGATACCTTTATCCAAATTATAAAGGTAACaattaatgagaaattaaatatagtaGAACCTCATTTaatggaacgaaattttagttaaatttttttaattaaatccattTATATGTGAACGTGAACTATGGACGTAAAATATGTATGGAACGTAAAATAATAGACAGGGAGAAAAATTACCGAATCTATGAACCGTTTATCCTATAAGTTTCGATAATTGGGATTACACAAAATGTGAAAAGTTTGCTATAGTTACCTGTTCATGGCAGGCGACATCTTATCCGCGACGACTTGTAAAAGTTCTATAATCTTGTTTTTAACAGTGTCAGTGGCATTATCGATGATCAGCTGAAGCGTCTGTTTACATCTGTCTGCGTCTTCTTGGGTTTTCTTTTCCGCTAGCTCATCCACGATGTTCTGAAGTCCTAGATCATTGGCTAATGGCGCAATTGACGTTCTAATGTAATCGATATTATTGATCGCGAAACACCACGCCGTTGATACAGAAAACTTCCTTTCGTACACGCTACTTTCTGACAACTGTTCCAATTCCGTGGTCAATTCCGCTTTCTTCGCCATTTTATCTGCGTATGCGATAGAACATTTGCAGATATcctaaaaatatgtaatgcgatatatttttcaggaaatagaaatattttcaaagtttgtacttttctttcattaataGCTATACTAAGATACAATTAACTCGTACAGTTGAGGACTTTTCTGAGAAATGAGTCTGCAGGTCTATggtatattacgtatataggTATCAAATGTATTTTCCATAGTAGAATtatcatgaaatttttatttcgtaataagaAAGAGGAAGTTTGAATCACTTCTCACGAATATAggtaacattaaaaaattagagcTAGGACTGCCAGTACAATTTAATATGGATTTTGAATTATATCTGGATCTTAAGATATACACGCATGTagcaaaataagaaataaatattcgaaaatttttcgATCAAAAAGTCGTTCTTTATGGACTTACGTCTATAATTTTGGCAATGAAAGTGTAGGAGCCTTCCGTGTCCGGCCATGCAAGTTGTGTCCAAAAGACTTTGATTTGGTAGAATATCGTTAATGTATCCACGGCACTTGAGCTGTACTGAACGGTGTTATCGACTGCTTGCAACGTGTCAAACTCCACGGCTCTGTCTATTCGTTTCAGGGCCTTGTACACCGCTATATCGAGCCAATGTGCCACACCAGCTCTAAACCAGTTGTAGTAAGTCTGTACTTTCATCCCTTCCAGCTGTCCTTCGGCGCATAGCACTTGACCAAGgctaaaaagattatattttttagttacttctgaatattagaatattggcagctaaaaattatatacagagTACATAACGACTTACATAACGTATCTCTGCAACGCAAGATACAGTTCGAATAAGGTCGTTCCCAGATTTAATTCCACATCGgcgttttcaatttcaattctctTCAACCTGCCGCAGACATCTTCTATAACAATCATACATATATCACTGATCCTCTTCTCGTACATCATATACAGACATCTTGcataaggaaaattaattcgtctgaaattacaatgaaattaatttcaaacaatattcAACATCATGCTTAAATTCTGtcgaaaagatttttaattctcaCTTGATAAACAGCTTATCGTAATTATCAATAGCATTTTGTAAATCTGCTCTAACAAGTTGAATCACTTTGATGTGATACTTCAGCGCATCTTCGTCCGATTCATTTTCCgggaaattattattcaatatatgGTCAAACCTAAAATAccatagaaataaaatgtgtaattatttaattcgctatttataaatgttaatgtTTTCTTAAGATTGTACAAACGCTCACCATTCGATACCACCCTGTTCAACAGTGTACTCCAAAGCTTGAAGGACACTTAGTGTCTCGTCAGGGTCTGGAAACCAGGGATACATTTTTGCAGGGAATAGATTAATGTCTTCAGGCACTTTAAGGGACGAAATCGACGACAGAATTctaatgaaacagaaaaattcgcTTTGGAAACCTCGAATATTGACTGTTTACATAAACTTTTGAACACAAATACTGTAATGTCTTCGCTAGCTGATTATTGCTATtctcttaaaatatttgatttctatgtttaacttaatttcttattctttaCAATAGTACACGCTTGTAATTTCTTAGATTatctgataattttatttcttaaaatcatattaattGAAGCTCTTAAAATTCTCATTTAGATTGtgataataaagtataaatttaatctCTTTGTATAAACGAGTATTCTGTAAGAATTGTTTCAACAGATTTTGAATCGATTTTACGTGAAGTATTACGTGAGATATTACGTAAGGTTCTGGTTAACAATCTTAGAGCATCTTCTATTTCTAGTAAAACTTTAACATTTTACGTAGATTATGTATTAAACTTTTTCCAATTTGCAGTTAATATAGCAACtgttctaaaatttttaaactggATCTCTACTTTACTCGCATTCAATGCAAACGAAATACACCAATTCTTTAGAATTCTATTTTCCTTGATAGTTGATCAGATACGATCCCAAACTACGACCAGCTAACACGGAAATTCTGTACTTAGGATTCacatagtttattaataatcacCCTAAAATCGCGGACAACTGTGTCATGGCGTTCTTGTCTCCAATCGTGAGCCTCCTGATCTTGCGAATACTGTTCAGACACGAGTATAATAACTTCTTCGTGGCGTCCCAAAATAATCTTGTTTCGTCTACCGAGAAAAGACCATTTTCCATGGGCCTCAGAAGGTCGATCGCTAATTTATTGAAGACAATAAAGTTTAACGGGTGTTCTTGATGGATCCTTGAATATTCTATCCATTGTGCTAACGTCACGTTTCTGGCTAGTAAACCACGTTGAGCACTGTgctgaagaagaagaacttCCGCTGGCGCTGACCATCGACCGCACCAACagtatttctctattttctggGTCTCTATTTCGTATAACAATAGCACCCTGATCAGGTGTCTGTACTCTTGTGCGGCCACCTGTGCATTGTGCTCGGCGCTGAAGGCCAGCCTTAGTTTCACTACACCACGTCGTTTTGATTTGTTCTTCTTCTCGAGGGAATACCACATTGTGTGGCCTGTTGTTGGTATGTCCTGATATTGAACGAGAAATCAATCTTAGTAGACTCATAGATTGTTAATGCATTAATAAGAATTGATatgttatgaaaaatttatctataGTGGactttaatgtaaattatctGAAGGATTTTCTAAGGAATATAATAGTTCTGTGAAACGAAATAGTTCTTGATCCGTGATTAAACGAAGATTAAAAGCTTCTTACGATCTGAATTCTAGCTAACATTTTTTTAGCGAGTAGTTtctgatttaaaaaagaaagtaagtaAAACTCCTATATATTCAGGGCTCTGGACTACTGATAGTTAAACTAGATTTTTAGCGATAAATCAGAGGATGAATTTAAGCAAACTGAGAGTAGAAGTTAAATAATGACAGGGatgtttgattattttatgtacCTTCAAAGGTATCCTACAGCGACCGATAAATTCGTTATCATGGCAACCAGTAGTGGCAGTAACAGCAATTTCCTTCGCTAGTTTTACCAATCCTCGAACACCCTTCACGTCTTTTACTTTACTCATTTTTTCAGGAACTGTTTCAGCAGCGTCAAAATCCCTTTAAAtcgaggaataaaaatataatatctaaacatattgttaacaaattttactccAATTACAGTCTTCGTTATAAACTTACCACACTTCTAGATACAGTACGTCGTTTTCTGGGTCCTCTAGAGGGCTACAAGAAATCATGATTGaagttatattacaatttatgcATCACAGTGCCGAAATTTAATCTAACAGATTCTAATaccatatattatattttacccaaacttaattttgtatactttATTGACCtatgaattaaaatgaattaaaatatttgattatttaattatgaaaataacgataataatgtaatatgtataatgctaatattaatttaattattacaatacatGATTAGCGTCCAACTTCTCAAAAAAGGAATCACGTATATCCGCAggattatttatcataaaaaaatggaatgaataatcgtaaatttctagtacttttaataaatatgccTTCTGGTCGATTCATATAACGAAAAAAGTGTGATTCTTGTCAAGCAACATATTCTCAAACTTCGCTTTAAACAAACATACGTCTGTCAACTCACAGTTCGAAGTGTTCTTCCCACACTGGGCTCAGTGTGGATGTTTTCACGGCAGTGTTGTACCTCCTCGTGGGAGCAGATTCGAGGTAAAGGGCGCAGAAAGGGTCGCTTTTACCATTAGAATCTTTCGACACAAGTTCTTTGGCTTCGATCACTTCGACGTTCAAATGCATTTCCGGTggctatataaattataaataagtgacttacaattttataatttgttgaaatattgaCATTTGGAATTGGAATTGGCGACGAAATTCTTACCTCCATGTTTTTCGTCTCGTGCAAAACCCTCTCGTGCATATCGTTGTCGACTTTGAACGCATTTTGAAGGTAGTTCAACAGAGTTTCCAATTCACACTCTTTAGAAACATCGTAACCGACTTGGTGTTGGGTCATGAACACCAAAGCAGCATAGAGCTCCTCTATCTATAGTAATATCAAACGTTCTAAACTAAGGTCAAAGATATAACTATTAACAAAGGAATGGGCGGGacacaatattttaatatctagaTACTCGGTgcaaaaagataaaatgtgACTTCTTCTTTCCTTATGGTATAATCATTGtatgtaacaataataaaaaatcctTTTACTAAACATTGATAATATTCGTTTTCTCTCTATTACTGTCACTAAATGgcataattattctttatcaCTTGATACATGATTATCCATTGCAGCTgacatatgtaatataatattatctataatattCCACAAAACATAGCACTGATACCTGAATGAAACTACATATTACACAATCTAATAAAATGGGACACGTTTCTATCGaatcttttgtaaaaaataaattaataagttaCACAAGTATTTACTTAGTTCTGTAAATAGAAGGGCAATTACTTCTCAAACGTATCGTAAACATCTGCAAATAACCTTCAATTGGTTTACAAatgttgataattaaataatgtaagaACAATGTGCAATCGATTTACGTCACACATAATTGTACCATCTGCTAGTCACAAGACGCGTTGATAAGAGACAGCGAGGAGATTTTAGCTGCTAGTCGTTTGTCGAAGCATCGCTCGTGGTACGATATACTCACAGTTCAAAGTTCTTTAGCCGGAGCATTAAACGCATGCTTCAATCGAGCAAATGATTGGCAACGAACAGATACGTATTGTGTGaacaattttgtttactttttattagTGGCACCTTCAAATATTCAGATATAGTTAACTAATGAACTGCGCATAAGTTCAAAACACTCTATTTTCaccattcttctttttacatgcagagatttttatgtaatgaatttaaaatccaactgtttaatttaacaaatatattatgcaataaaatttataggaaGATTTGCAAGGTTGAAaactttgcaaaatttaaagCTTCTTATTGCTTCTAAAAAGCTTTTATTCTacgttatgatatttattaagatttacaaaattgcGAGGCTCATACAAGTTTACAGATCCTCGTTGCAAGTTGGAAGTTTATCATACATCAAAATTGTTTGTTGCAAATTAATGTGAATTTCACATTTCgctaattgatataaaaatatattatataagattAGCGTTGACCTTTGTTGACATGGAATTATACTTATGTACCTATTTATTAGTATTACAccacttttattataattatctgtgtgtgatatatttttttagtataTCAAGTTAGTAATTCTACTGTCAAACATTGTGAAATTTGTatgatacattatatcatatcaACCACAAAATTTTCGATACGTATGACATATCACCatcgtatttaatatttctatcaacAAACCGAAATCTTCACCGAATAGACTCACCGTCATAGCCTGGAGCAGAGTATTGGTTCTGCGCTCGATTTCCGCTTTGGGCACGCCACGGAAAGTGTTCCTTCCCCGATTCAGAGTGGCCACCCCCAGGGGTGGGTTGGTGCTCaccattttcttatttttcagcACTATACTATCTCATCTCGTTAAACTTCACTTCTAGATGACTTTCGAAGAACAAAACCAATACCACATATCACGACATGCTACACTTTTATACATTCAACATCTGATGTAAACATCGATTCGTCCGAGCTTTCTGTGCACCGTCTGTTCGAAGAAAATCTTTCATTCATTGCCACGA from Bombus pyrosoma isolate SC7728 linkage group LG8, ASM1482585v1, whole genome shotgun sequence includes these protein-coding regions:
- the LOC122570433 gene encoding protein unc-13 homolog 4B isoform X6, with translation MRQFVVRHAPTDTFYNDVSFSCKYTVLLIAGLTVKKESRKMAHFQKLDETHPYYAIAAARMSQKPETKPVTVGRFYWKFAAFNFIHKRIQETDGGFFENLGTLLAEKVRAQEQEEGPLPKKKDEVQETGEEEDNFSEEGSIEEPVDALLETDSDRDENEHATNFLAESMGWNIEELYAALVFMTQHQVGYDVSKECELETLLNYLQNAFKVDNDMHERVLHETKNMEPPEMHLNVEVIEAKELVSKDSNGKSDPFCALYLESAPTRRYNTAVKTSTLSPVWEEHFELPLEDPENDVLYLEVWDFDAAETVPEKMSKVKDVKGVRGLVKLAKEIAVTATTGCHDNEFIGRCRIPLKDIPTTGHTMWYSLEKKNKSKRRGVVKLRLAFSAEHNAQVAAQEYRHLIRVLLLYEIETQKIEKYCWCGRWSAPAEVLLLQHSAQRGLLARNVTLAQWIEYSRIHQEHPLNFIVFNKLAIDLLRPMENGLFSVDETRLFWDATKKLLYSCLNSIRKIRRLTIGDKNAMTQLSAILGILSSISSLKVPEDINLFPAKMYPWFPDPDETLSVLQALEYTVEQGGIEWFDHILNNNFPENESDEDALKYHIKVIQLVRADLQNAIDNYDKLFIKRINFPYARCLYMMYEKRISDICMIVIEDVCGRLKRIEIENADVELNLGTTLFELYLALQRYVILGQVLCAEGQLEGMKVQTYYNWFRAGVAHWLDIAVYKALKRIDRAVEFDTLQAVDNTVQYSSSAVDTLTIFYQIKVFWTQLAWPDTEGSYTFIAKIIDDICKCSIAYADKMAKKAELTTELEQLSESSVYERKFSVSTAWCFAINNIDYIRTSIAPLANDLGLQNIVDELAEKKTQEDADRCKQTLQLIIDNATDTVKNKIIELLQVVADKMSPAMNRYLMEGAELIDTTSNTMDRLLQYLDSNLSTLHDHLNEDNFERILHVIWDTLSESLYQLVHNNLERRRPPSFYSNLHRTLHTLIRYFNVGADETANVKVLEKIEHLLELHGLETAELIHRYHQERIKEQNELEESEYGQITVKAQFVDNSLNIQILNARKLRPVDSNGDLVGKVSTLKHKLHTKSKQRLKEGKTSSCDSYVKVKLLPEEKFADVKLPKTHVQKENLYPLYDEIFNIPLTSEQRATENAIVVFELKDKDFLRSRFMAEAFLPFSEIPETGPDRGIESLDQIHLNLSRPTRKSTDVIQALEHRKGDNQATEFLSKLSSKAERK
- the LOC122570433 gene encoding protein unc-13 homolog 4B isoform X8, translated to MKESRKMAHFQKLDETHPYYAIAAARMSQKPETKPVTVGRFYWKFAAFNFIHKRIQETDGGFFENLGTLLAEKVRAQEQEEGPLPKKKDEVQETGEEEDNFSEEGSIEEPVDALLETDSDRDENEHATNFLAESMGWNIEELYAALVFMTQHQVGYDVSKECELETLLNYLQNAFKVDNDMHERVLHETKNMEPPEMHLNVEVIEAKELVSKDSNGKSDPFCALYLESAPTRRYNTAVKTSTLSPVWEEHFELPLEDPENDVLYLEVWDFDAAETVPEKMSKVKDVKGVRGLVKLAKEIAVTATTGCHDNEFIGRCRIPLKDIPTTGHTMWYSLEKKNKSKRRGVVKLRLAFSAEHNAQVAAQEYRHLIRVLLLYEIETQKIEKYCWCGRWSAPAEVLLLQHSAQRGLLARNVTLAQWIEYSRIHQEHPLNFIVFNKLAIDLLRPMENGLFSVDETRLFWDATKKLLYSCLNSIRKIRRLTIGDKNAMTQLSAILGILSSISSLKVPEDINLFPAKMYPWFPDPDETLSVLQALEYTVEQGGIEWFDHILNNNFPENESDEDALKYHIKVIQLVRADLQNAIDNYDKLFIKRINFPYARCLYMMYEKRISDICMIVIEDVCGRLKRIEIENADVELNLGTTLFELYLALQRYVILGQVLCAEGQLEGMKVQTYYNWFRAGVAHWLDIAVYKALKRIDRAVEFDTLQAVDNTVQYSSSAVDTLTIFYQIKVFWTQLAWPDTEGSYTFIAKIIDDICKCSIAYADKMAKKAELTTELEQLSESSVYERKFSVSTAWCFAINNIDYIRTSIAPLANDLGLQNIVDELAEKKTQEDADRCKQTLQLIIDNATDTVKNKIIELLQVVADKMSPAMNRYLMEGAELIDTTSNTMDRLLQYLDSNLSTLHDHLNEDNFERILHVIWDTLSESLYQLVHNNLERRRPPSFYSNLHRTLHTLIRYFNVGADETANVKVLEKIEHLLELHGLETAELIHRYHQERIKEQNELEESEYGQITVKAQFVDNSLNIQILNARKLRPVDSNGDLVGKVSTLKHKLHTKSKQRLKEGKTSSCDSYVKVKLLPEEKFADVKLPKTHVQKENLYPLYDEIFNIPLTSEQRATENAIVVFELKDKDFLRSRFMAEAFLPFSEIPETGPDRGIESLDQIHLNLSRPTRKSTDVIQALEHRKGDNQATEFLSKLSSKAERK